In Drosophila nasuta strain 15112-1781.00 chromosome 2R, ASM2355853v1, whole genome shotgun sequence, a single genomic region encodes these proteins:
- the LOC132784890 gene encoding uncharacterized protein LOC132784890: protein MEVKSATEKDACPQESLTNTPVAKNTRRATRLKSCDEELQPKTPNASTSMRLLSEMPRRSARKSVRPPMDYEDIIKNNLMRSARKDNNNKTVIDADVETEAAPEEETHKWQAAEGGRAARNRGRKAKRTANKKAKLQQEEEQATEAADEDNAEDNEVEIEVPTVELVPSAKKLSSATKTASKVADATLEIEAEEAVKAATVIEEKEEIEEPTAELVPSAKKQSSATKAASKVANATLEIEAEVVVKAATVIEVEEEETAAIVPEVEVIEIEEEETAAIVPEVEVIEVEEEETAAMVPEVEVKEKPETVTEAILETVPEDEGTDEVAGEEKASTALEAAETLTVHTAEVIVMPSTVHEVCLDQSLEVLPAGVTAEVMNDLGLSPLKKQDEVVKQDDDDVEEMPSLIVLDDEDPAEEQNRTFEIEESPEKQPDELPHSQFLDIEMPTLQMSPEVGIKVVLTDENDENTTILKAMGTPKSSKSKAYKFPTPFKSTSKMNLNFTDVKSTIKKKILNADASRSSRRSKSVCDLTQEHTKTVSFYSPIEVSTVSDIDKRWEEEFNFSHVTQRRKRSKSVDAPIINSKIPLPKFYGITKASPMPVKLKARTKLPNFAAIHQKHFSKMENLVDHIERKAVRAKELTSSAKKLIPGNSSAKKLPTNSSKLTSDEARPKAIKNIGTLMTPMKPEEAERKRKLPTPRNIMVVQPQQVVTSSRLPLLTKPAATKPKIITTAATSVVPSNAAKKPEMAASAIVKNKLEERRKRHMEMFKGRTTKENRSDLIRGVRSNRRFELQMEHRRQMNENKS, encoded by the exons ATGGAAGTGAAGTCAG CAACCGAAAAGGACGCCTGTCCACAGGAGTCGCTTACCAATACGCCAGTGGCAAAGAACACACGCCGAGCTACGCGTTTGAAATCCTGCGATGAGGAGCTGCAACCGAAAACGCCAAATGCATCAACATCAATGCGGCTGCTCAGCGAGATGCCACGGCGCAGTGCGCGCAAAAGCGTTCGTCCTCCCATGGACTATGAGGACattatcaaaaataatttaatgcgTTCAGCACGCAAggataacaacaataaaacagtTATCGATGCTGATGTCGAAACTGAGGCTGCTCCTGAGGAGGAGACCCACAAGTGGCAAGCTGCCGAAGGTGGTCGTGCTGCGCGCAATCGCGGCCGCAAAGCAAAGCGTacggcaaacaaaaaagcaaaattgcAGCAGGAGGAAGAACAGGCAACTGAGGCAGCGGATGAAGATAATGCAGAGGATAATGAGGTGGAAATAGAGGTACCTACTGTTGAGTTGGTGCCGTCAGCTAAGAAGCTATCCAGTGCAACAAAAACTGCATCTAAAGTTGCAGATGCAACTTTGGAAATAGAAGCTGAAGAGGCAGTCAAAGCTGCAACTGTTATCGAAGAGAAGGAGGAAATCGAGGAACCTACTGCTGAGCTGGTGCCATCAGCTAAGAAGCAATCCAGTGCGACAAAAGCAGCATCTAAAGTTGCAAATGCAACTTTGGAAATAGAAGCTGAAGTGGTAGTCAAAGCTGCAACTGTTATCGAAGTTGAGGAGGAAGAAACAGCTGCAATTGTTCCTGAAGTTGAAGTGATCGAAATTGAGGAAGAAGAAACAGCTGCAATTGTTCCTGAAGTTGAAGTGATCGAAGTTGAGGAAGAAGAAACAGCTGCAATGGTTCCTGAAGTTGAAGTGAAAGAAAAACCTGAAACTGTCACTGAAGCTATACTAGAGACTGTCCCCGAAGATGAAGGAACAGATGAAGTTGCAGGTGAAGAAAAAGCTTCAACTGCTCTCGAAGCAGCAGAAACTTTGACTGTTCATACAGCTGAAGTAATTGTAATGCCTTCAACTGTTCATGAAGTCTGCCTCGATCAATCCCTGGAAGTTCTGCCCGCTGGAGTTACTGCCGAGGTCATGAATGATCTGGGTTTGTCTCCACTGAAAAAACAAGATGAGGTCGTCAAGCAGGACGATGATGATGTCGAGGAAATGCCTTCGTTAATTGTGCTCGACGATGAGGATCCTGCCGAGGAGCAAAACAGAACCTTCGAGATCGAAGAATCACCAGAAAAACAACCTGATGAGTTGCCACACTCGCAGTTCTTGGATATTGAGATGCCCACGTTGCAAATGTCGCCAGAGGTTGGCATTAAAGTGGTGTTGACCGATGAGAATGATGAGAACACAACGATCTTGAAGGCGATGGGTACACCGAAGAGCAGCAAGTCGAAGGCATACAAGTTTCCCACACCATTCAAGTCCACATCAAAGATGAATCTTAATTTCACCGATGTGAAGAGCACCATCAAGAAAAAGATCTTGAATGCAGACGCTTCTCGCAGCAGCAGACGTTCCAAGTCTGTCTGTGATCTAACACAGGAGCATACAAAAACTGTCTCCTTTTACAGTCCCATCGAAGTGTCCACAGTCAGCGACATTGACAAGCGCTGGGAAGAAGAATTCAATTTCAGTC ATGTCACACAGCGCCGCAAACGCTCTAAGTCTGTGGATGCTCCTATTATCAACAGTAAGATTCCCCTGCCAA agTTCTATGGCATAACCAAGGCATCGCCGATGCCTGTTAAATTGAAAGCGCGCACTAAATTGCCCAATTTTGCGGCCATACATCAGAAGCACTTTAGCAAAATGGAAAATCTGGTGGATCACATTGAGCGCAAGGCGGTGCGTGCCAAGGAGCTGACATCCTCGGCCAAGAAGCTAATACCAGGCAACTCTTCAGCCAAGAAGTTGCCAACAAATAGCAGCAAATTGACCTCCGATGAAGCACGTCCAAAAGCTATAAAGAATATCGGCACGTTGATGACGCCGATGAAGCCTGAGGAAGCGGAGAGGAAAAGGAAGCTACCCACGCCACGCAATATTATGGTTGTACAGCCACAACAAGTGGTGACATCATCTCGCTTGCCTTTGTTGACCAAACCGGCGGCCACAAAGCCCAAGATCatcacaacagcagctactAGCGTTGTTCCAAGCAACGCTGCTAAAAAGCCTGAAATGGCTGCTTCAGCaattgtgaaaaataaattggaaGAACGTCGCAAGCGGCATATGGAAATGTTCAAGGGTCGCACAACCAAGGAGAACCGAAGCGATCTAATCCGTGGCGTTCGTTCGAATCGTCGCTTTGAGCTCCAAATGGAGCATCGTCGACAGATGAACGAAAACAAATCTTAA
- the LOC132784889 gene encoding uncharacterized protein LOC132784889 isoform X3 translates to MKPIKYQKSVNDMDAIHSSQELWTSYKPVYKQPYHSALLQTANNFSNGSIPSRSYEYINMMKGNSSSEEPASIHSSSARLHRPITQYVEMTLQSPVPMPRHRANTNDCDYVNLKPRATPMDCDTPTNHIDSNNNMKINRHSPTPDYPPPTVIEAEATIFNYMQPVSPRLPSDSNSNSFCSSDHQVEEFVGDIPFAGLFKGSTLNLAPDVVDGRGVSVPREGLRSPSMVRSVNALNNQRRSLSKQRYSATGEDFSASRVWAEIDTIFEHIGNEVSTVEQQRESSEEPNSVAELSNGGKAEAEADPRQSLHIRNPADLLLGKSPSPASHWCHSPYTLVYGEIRYSVFYLGSTVIRHLQGTISARKSIQKLKIDENLKPGSSVSDITLLENCTTSTKYLKAANLQTRLKVDIAASCLGVKFIDHDSKTAICSHDIENINCVCQDAEDMRYFAYITKEQDLHYCHVFMVDNLELANEIILTLGQAFEVAYQLALNRQSSTSVPNDEC, encoded by the exons CCGATCAAGTATCAAAAGTCTGTCAACGATATGGATGCCATACACAGCAGCCAAGAGCTGTGGACCAGCTACAAACCCGTCTACAAGCAGCCCTATCATAGCGCCTTGCTGCAGACGGCCAACAACTTTTCCAACGGCTCGATTCCATCGCGATCGTATGAGTATATCAATATGATGAAGGGCAACTCGAGCAGCGAGGAACCAGCGAGTATCCACAGCAGCT CTGCACGCTTGCACAGACCGATCACGCAGTACGTGGAAATGACGCTGCAATCTCCGGTGCCGATGCCACGCCATCGAGCCAACACCAATGATTGTGACTATGTCAATCTGAAGCCGCGGGCGACGCCAATGGACTGTGACACGCCCACCAATCACATTgatagcaacaataacatgAAAATCAATCGCCATTCGCCCACGCCCGATTATCCGCCGCCCACAGTCATCGAAGCGGAAGCCACAATCTTCAATTACATGCAGCCGGTGTCGCCACGCTTGCCCAGCGATTCCAACTCGAACTCATTTTGCTCTTCAGACCATCAGGTTGAGGAGTTTGTGGGCGATATACCATTTGCGGGTCTCTTTAAAGGATCCACTTTGAATTTGGCTCCCGATGTGGTCGATGGACGTGGAGTCTCGGTGCCCCGCGAAGGTTTGCGTTCGCCCAGCATGGTGCGTTCGGTGAATGCACTCAATAACCAGCGACGCAGCCTGTCCAAGCAGCGTTATTCCGCAACTGGAGAGGATTTCAGCGCTTCACGTGTTTGGGCCGAGATCGACACAATTTTCGAGCACATTGGCAATGAGGTATCGACTGTGGAACAGCAGCGAGAGTCTAGCGAGGAGCCCAATTCAGTGGCAGAGTTGTCCAATGGTGGCAAAGCGGAAGCGGAAGCTGATCCTCGCCAGTCGCTGCACATACGCAATCCTGCCGATCTGTTGCTGGGCAAATCGCCGAGTCCTGCTTCGCATTGGTGTCATTCGCCTTACACGTTGGTCTATGGCGAAATACGTTATTCGGTCTTT TATCTGGGATCGACAGTCATCCGACATTTGCAGGGCACAATTTCAGCGCGCAAGTCGATACAGAAGCTCAAGATCGATGAGAATCTAAAGCCGGGCTCTAGTGTCAGCGATATTACTCTGCTAGAGAACTGCACCACGTCCACAAAGTATCTCAAGGCTGCCAATCTGCAGACGCGTCTGAAAGTGGACATTGCTGCTTCCTGCCTGGGCGTCAAGTTTATAGATCACGACTCAAAG ACTGCCATCTGTTCGCACGATATTGAGAATATCAATTGTGTCTGCCAGGATGCCGAGGACATGCGCTATTTTGCCTATATCACCAAAGAGCAGGATCTGCATTATTGCCATGTCTTTATGGTCGACAATTTG GAATTGGCCAATGAGATAATTCTGACGTTAGGACAAGCTTTTGAGGTGGCCTATCAACTGGCTTTAAACAGACAGAGCTCAACCTCGGTGCCGAATGATGAGTGCTAA